The nucleotide window tgttataataaactcttaaaataaacaaattaagacaatttttgttatttttatcaagAACGGCTCGTCTAACGAGTAAAACGTATGAGACCTTTTTCATGTAGAATTAACCAGtataatcagaaaaaatattcccgtGAGAAAATATCAGTGGCGTATCACTTTTCGTAAATAATACCAGAAGACATTTATGTAGGGATGCCACTGGTTGAGCAATAGAATTACTtctcttattaaaatttgggtTATTAACACAcaccaaaattgaaagtaatatctaaaatactttctgaaaaattttaaaataacgatttgaaaagaaaaatttcaacaccttATAGGTAGAAATTTGAGCTATTACGGACATACATATGAATTATATTCAGTatattcatatgaacttttcgtcATAAAATAACCTGAGGAATCATACCTTGAAATATTAGCACTATATTaaggaacaccctatatattaagGCCATTAAAGCCTCATTTCATTCATGAAATTATTGTTGAgaaataggaaatatttttcagggCCACCGAGATGAATCCGAGGAAGTCAATGAAGATTCTGCAAGAGGTGATGCTCAATCTCTTTTACAAGCTGGAGAATTGTTGTTTGCGGGAACCGATGAGTCTGTGTTTAACATGGTATGCTTTGCATTATTAGTTTAAGAAATCTGTCCCATTCTACAACTTTAGGTTTTATGCCAAAGAAGCCGTCCCCAATTGAGGCGAATTTTCCAcgaatatgaaaatattactGGCCACTCAATAGAGCAGGCCATAGAAAACGAATTTTCAGGGACTATCAAGGATTCCCTATTGCAGCTGGTGCACTGCGTGCGTGACCCTGTAGACTTTTTAGCTACCaggtatatttttgtttcgttAGTTCATTTTTCTTATCATTGTTTTTTAGGCTTCACGATGCAATGGCTGGTATAGGGACAGATGATAAAACTCTTATAAGAATAGTTGTGGGAAGATCAGAAATTGACCTCGGAGAAATAAAAGACGTTTACGAtgcaaaatatggaaaaagtCTAGCTGAGAGGATTGAAGTAAgtgtttttcctttatttggaatttataattttttgtgagcATGATAACTACGCGTTATTGATAGACTGATGGTTGGATTAATAACTAAAGCGATTATCGTATCGCGCCTACCATTAGTGTTTTACTAAATCGTTAGGTTTATGCACAGTAAACGAGGACACAAATTATTATCGAGATCACCTGTGTGACACCTAGtcataataaagtttttagaaatttaattatgatcataaatttttttttttaattcatttttttatttccagcaGGATGCTTCAGGAGATTATAAAAGATCTCTGTTAACCATTGTCGGCTGATTCctgttaaaatgttttttttttacatatatttacTATTAAGTTTGCAAGCTTACAATTCGGttactatacctaaaaccGAAAAAACTTTAAGTGGTTTAGAAAAGTGCACTTATagctaaaaattattgtttagaTCTCCCTATTATTAAATCTGGCAACTAAAAGGACGCTTGGAAGCCTCTTTAAGTGGAAAGACAAATTCACAATTTCTAAAATGTGTATCAATATTTTgctaaatttgtaaaatttttaagaataagcattttttatcaacaataataaatttaaggtacttaaataaaaaaattttgtaacagatatttatgtaattagTGATAATAATGTGATAATCgtaaattttcgaataaagTAACAACAGTTATGCACAAATCCCTGCATAGCTTTCATACCTGTAGATAcctacatttaaaaaatactattaaacCTTTCCTACATGAACACAATTTGATATTCCAGAACATTATTTTCCTTCAATCATCTTCCTCAATGAAAAAACGAATATACACTTTAAAATGCTCTTTTCTAATCACTTTTGATCATAAAACTTGACATACTCAATCTACCCTATTTTAGTAAACTGGTAATGTTGTGGTAGAATGATCTGGATTGGCGGTTCAGGGGAGGAAAGCAGCTTACGGCCAATTGAGCAATATGTAGCCTCAACGGGTTGGAGGAGTGATACCTACGGGACTTTGGGTCGAGACTACGTTTTGTGAGACATTCAAGTTAAGATACGGAGATGCAAACTTGACACTCTTGTCCGAAAGAACGCCCGGAGTAGAAATGTTATAATAGAAGAGAgagaaaatcagttttaagagaacaatttaatttataattctgTGGTTGATTTATGTCTGTTCTTTTTCGCCTCTAAATTCTCATTTACAATATCTGCACGTTAAAGAGAAGGCTGCAACGAGGACAACTAAATAGGTATGCAGGTTAAAAAATCTCCACTATGGAAGCAGCTTGctcgtttattttttgtcgaatatttcctttatcaattaaatttatatatggTTTTCATATAAGTACTACATCGTTTTGAGCTAGTATATGAATATATCTGATCCTGtaagaataataaaagatGTTACTTCTTAAGGTGAAGATAAAGATACATATTtgtatgtgattttttttgcttagGAAATTTGTTGTACTACGAATGCTTACTCATTAATAAGATAATGACGTATTTACATTCCGAAAAGGAAAGTCTTAATTTACCAACTGACCAATCCGAATATTCCGAGTAATGCTACCATACGTTCAACCTTGCCAACATCTACGTCACAAATAATCTTTATTACTCAGTGG belongs to Euwallacea similis isolate ESF13 chromosome 7, ESF131.1, whole genome shotgun sequence and includes:
- the LOC136409867 gene encoding annexin B9-like isoform X2, which gives rise to MGKSPTVFPAENFDPESDAKTLREAFKGFGTDEEAVIDILTRRSNEQRREIASTFKTMYGKDLHKELKSELRGNFEDVMLALMTDPIEYQAKELHDAISGLGTNETTIVEILGIHNNQDVVNIANAYEGLFQTSLEADIKGDSSGHLKRLLVSLSNGHRDESEEVNEDSARGDAQSLLQAGELLFAGTDESVFNMVLCQRSRPQLRRIFHEYENITGHSIEQAIENEFSGTIKDSLLQLVHCVRDPVDFLATRLHDAMAGIGTDDKTLIRIVVGRSEIDLGEIKDVYDAKYGKSLAERIEDASGDYKRSLLTIVG
- the LOC136409867 gene encoding annexin B9-like isoform X1, producing MGKSPTVFPAENFDPESDAKTLREAFKGFGTDEEAVIDILTRRSNEQRREIASTFKTMYGKDLHKELKSELRGNFEDVMLALMTDPIEYQAKELHDAISGLGTNETTIVEILGIHNNQDVVNIANAYEGLFQTSLEADIKGDSSGHLKRLLVSLSNGHRDESEEVNEDSARGDAQSLLQAGELLFAGTDESVFNMVLCQRSRPQLRRIFHEYENITGHSIEQAIENEFSGTIKDSLLQLVHCVRDPVDFLATRLHDAMAGIGTDDKTLIRIVVGRSEIDLGEIKDVYDAKYGKSLAERIEQDASGDYKRSLLTIVG